The following proteins are co-located in the Gossypium hirsutum isolate 1008001.06 chromosome A02, Gossypium_hirsutum_v2.1, whole genome shotgun sequence genome:
- the LOC107951937 gene encoding mediator of RNA polymerase II transcription subunit 23-like, translating to MVMREVSPLPISLLSGFSMNLYLKLVFQMEESLFAGQVVPSIAMVETYTRLLLIAPHSLFCSHFSHLAQRNASLLSKPAVTLLVLEIVNYRLLPPYRCRDPQVC from the exons ATGGTGATGCGGGAAGTTAGTCCATTGCCTATTTCACTGTTATCTGGCTTTTCAATGAATCTTTATTTGAAGTTGGTCTTTCAAATGGAAGAATCTTTATTTGCTGGGCAG GTTGTTCCTAGTATTGCTATGGTTGAAACATACACCAGATTGTTGCTCATTGCACCTCATTCGTTATTTTGTTCGCACTTCAGT CATTTGGCACAGAGGAATGCTTCTTTATTGAGCAAGCCTGCGGTGACACTTCTGGTGCTTGAAATTGTCAACTATCGTCTGCTTCCACCGTACAG GTGTAGAGATCCCCAAGTTTGTTGA
- the LOC107951935 gene encoding RWD domain-containing protein 1, with product MTDHLQEQEMEIEALEAILMDEFKEIHSGESGLNTSNRCFQITLSPQDDDTDQSTTLPVLLALIFSHTEEYPDEPPLLNVKSIRGIQVSDLKVLKEKLEQEASENLGMAMIYTLVTSAKEWLSERYGQDVDADNVEEEESTKDEVIIPHGEPVTVDTFLAWRERFEAELALERAKLMPESALTAPKEKKLSGRQWFESGRATAKGAARVNEESDEEDEEDIDFDDDDFEDDEEDMLEHYLAEKSDSSTHSSKRAA from the exons ATGACTg ATCACTTGCAGGAGCAGGAGATGGAAATTGAAGCCCTGGAAGCAATACTTATGGATGAATTCAAAG AAATTCATTCTGGTGAAAGTGGGCTAAACACTTCGAATAGGTGCTTCCAAATAACATTATCTCCTCAG GATGATGATACAGATCAATCAACCACCCTACCAG TTCTGCTGGCTTTGATTTTCTCGCATACTGAAGAATATCCAGATGAGCCTCCACTTCTGAATGTAAAAAG TATACGAGGAATACAAGTTAGTGACCTGAAAGTTTTGAAAGAAAAACTTGAACAAGAG GCGTCTGAAAATCTTGGAATGGCTATGATTTACACTTTGGTTACATCAGCCAAGGAATGGCTATCTGAAAGATATGGTCAAGATGTTGATGCTGACAATGTTGAAGAAGAAGAATCAACAAAAGATGAG GTGATTATTCCACATGGAGAACCTGTTACAGTTGATACATTTTTAGCTTGGAGAGAAAGATTTGAAGCAGAGTTGGCACTAGAGCGAGCCAA GCTAATGCCCGAATCTGCTCTTACGGCACCTAAAGAAAAGAAGCTGTCAGGCAGGCAGTGGTTTGAAAGTGGAAGAGCTACTGCG AAAGGTGCAGCTCGTGTTAATGAAGAATCAGATGAGGAAGACGAGGAAGAtattgattttgatgatgatgatttcgAAG ATGATGAAGAAGATATGCTTGAGCACTATCTTGCTGAGAAGTCCGATTCGTCCACGCACTCTTCAAAGAGAGCTGCCTAA